In Risungbinella massiliensis, the genomic stretch AAAAAAGCAAAGAAGTATCTTGAAACAGCTACTAAACTGTGTGGTAAAGATATGTTCAGGAGTGTTGCAGCCTTCAGTGCACTTGGTGAGTATTATCTTTCGATTGATCACCCTAAAGAAGCAGAAAGCGTTCTAATACAAGCATTTGAATTTGCAAAAAAACTTGATCAAGATGCGATAAAAAAAGATATTCTTGTACAATTAGGACAATGTACACAAAAAATAGACAAAGGAAAGTTTATTAAGTATCTAGAAAATTCTTTCCGTCTTGATGTACAATTACGAAAGAAAAAAAGAGGAGGTGCATTTTCTATGTACCGTCTTGAGAGTGACCCACCAGATCAAGCTAGATAAGGCATTTGGTAAAAGACCACAAATTTTTCGTGGTCTTTTTTTGTTATCTCTTAAATAGAAAATCGCAAAATATCTTCTTATTATTGGAATTTCCAAGATAATTTATCAGTGTTGAGCATGTTGCATAGTTAGCCCTAAGCCAAAGGTTTTCCCCTTTGGAGATGCGACTATGAGCGATAGGGAGCCGGAGCAGATCATAAGCGGGAAAACCGGTGGCGCGCCTACGTTTAACTTGGATTAATGCAACAAGCTAAGTGTTAATTTTATCCGCAAAAGTAGACACAAACTCTAAGAATCACAGGGCAGAATATTTAGAGTATACAAATAATGATAACCCCTTTCAAACTCTTTATAATTAAGGCATACCAAACAGATTGGGGGGAAATACATGAGATTCAGAGATCATTATCCTGCCAACAATGACACACGATCAGCTATGCGTGATGCTTATGGCGAAACTAGAGATCTTTATCTAAAAGTATTTGGCCATGTGGACGTTCAGTATTGGCCTGAACAAGACGACACTTGCGGCGACTCCTACTCTGGTTTTATTCCAACAAAAAGCGAAGTATCTAAAAGCTAGTTCACTTAAGACAATGATACAACGGGGGGATTCACTTCTCCCTTTGTATCATAATCTAATCGGAAATGGAGGATTTACATGTTAACCATTTCTGAGCAGACATTAGATTTGCTTAATGTTTCCCATTCAACAAGAGAAAAGTTGGAAGAGCTAAAAAACTATGATTTAAGTTTTCTAACCGATAATTTCACAGATGAACATCATAAAGAAGGTAGAAAATTTTCAGCAGAGCAGATTTACCCTATTGTGAAACATTTTGGCAAAGCAGATAGGGAAATTGCTCACAACATCGAACAGGAGTTCAGAAAATTTGTAGCCCTTACATTAATTCGACCAGGAGTGACACATGCCCCAAGTGGTCCAGTAGATATGTATTGGCATTTTTTTATTCTTCACACTGAGGAATACCGAAACTTTTGTACAGCAATTTGGGGTGGCTTTTACGATAATTAAATCTGATCTATAGAACCTCTTTTGAGGTTCTTACTTTTTTCTACACAGGAGGACACAATGGTTATTCGAGAAATCAATGAAAATAATGCAAAAGAATTCAACAGACATTTATCTGCCCTAGATTCAGAAACAACTTTTCTATTGTTTGAACCTGGTGAAAGAAACATGAATGAATCTACCCAACGAGCGAGATTGAATCAAATCATTAGTAAAAGCAATCAGACCATTATCATCGCTGAGCAAAACAAAGCAATTGTTGGTCATATTGCTCTAATGGGAGGTTTTTGTAAGAGAAATTCCAGTACAGCTACTTTGGTTATTGCTCTGGAGGAACCATTTCGTAACCAAGGATTAGGAAAAACACTTATGTCTTTTGCAATAGACTGGGCTTCCAATAGTAACATGCACAGAATCGAACTCACTGTTATGTCTCACAATAACAACGCCATACACCTCTATGAGAATTTTGGATTTGCAAAAGAAGGGGTTAGACGTGAATCGTTGTTAGTTGGGCGAGAATATGTAGATGAGCTTTACATGGGGAAAATTCTAACATAAAGGATGATTTTGCTTGGTGTGTAATGAGTGTGGTAGACGAACCGGGACGGAATCAGAAGTAGATGGGTTTACTGGTGTTTGCGATGAATGTATGGATAAAATCAGTACTAGTGTCGAGATAGTCATTTATGATGATGATGATTGGTATTATTAATACTCACCTAATGAAATAGAAAAAATCCCTCTAAAAGAAGCAGACACTCGGGAAAAAAGTATCAGGATGAATACGTTTGGTAAAAGCTCTCATCGTCCTCGTTCAGTACTTGGTTGTGCAAGATAAAGACCTCAAAGAGTTAAATTTTCTAGAGCAAATCTCTCCACTTAGTAACCAGACATCCCTTCGGATTGCTGGAACTTTACGCCAGAGACGAACTTAGTAGTGAACATGCATATAACTTTAT encodes the following:
- a CDS encoding GNAT family N-acetyltransferase, which encodes MVIREINENNAKEFNRHLSALDSETTFLLFEPGERNMNESTQRARLNQIISKSNQTIIIAEQNKAIVGHIALMGGFCKRNSSTATLVIALEEPFRNQGLGKTLMSFAIDWASNSNMHRIELTVMSHNNNAIHLYENFGFAKEGVRRESLLVGREYVDELYMGKILT
- a CDS encoding glycine-rich domain-containing protein; this translates as MLTISEQTLDLLNVSHSTREKLEELKNYDLSFLTDNFTDEHHKEGRKFSAEQIYPIVKHFGKADREIAHNIEQEFRKFVALTLIRPGVTHAPSGPVDMYWHFFILHTEEYRNFCTAIWGGFYDN